The following nucleotide sequence is from Granulicella aggregans.
CTCAACTAGCCTAAGCAAGCCTCACCATGATGCGAGGCCCCTATAGAGGTAGATCAGAAAAATACGATTGAGGTCAATCCGAGATCTCGAATGATCTCTTGAATCTCGACGGCGCAATCACGGCGTCAGTCCTGTTCCCATCATTGGAATGTTGAAGGTCCCCGAGGATGTCTGAATCGATAGGCTGCCGCTGACAGATCCCGGTTTGGTCGGCTTGAAGACCGCGGTGAAGACGCAGCTTTGGCCCGGATTCAGCATGGGTTCGCCATTCACCAGATGGCACGTCCCCGGTTGAAGATAGAACTCTCCAAGGTTCGCGTAACCCAGATATCCCATCGTTGTAGTCGTATCGTTTGTGACGGTAAATGAAATCACTGGACTGGTCTTTCCCACAGTAATGATGCCGAAGTTCCCGGAGGATGGAGCAATCAAAAGCGTCGAACCCGTTCCAGTCATCGGGACGGTGAAGGTGCCCGATGACGTCTGAATCGAAAGGGATCCGCTGACAGGTCCCGGCTTCGTCGGCTTGAAGACGGCGGTGAAGACACAGCTCTTGCCGGGATTCAGCATTGGTTCCCCGTTTACCAAATGGCAGGTCCCCGGCTGAAGGTAGAACTCCCCAAGATTGGTGTATCCGAGATAGCCCATCGTCGAAGTCGTATTGTTCGTGACGGTAAACGAGATCACCGGACTAATCCTGCCAACCGTGATGCTGCCGAAGTTCCCGGAGGATGGAGCGATGACAAGCGTGCCAGATGAGACCGTCAGCGTTCCAGCCACGTAGGCGAAGCTGTAGTTGGCTGCGACCAGGCCCTCGGTTGCGAAGGTGATCGGGTACGTTCCTGGAGCCGATGTAGCCGTCGCCGTCGTGGTCGGGGCCGCCGAGCCTGAGACCACCGAATTGTTATCTCCATTCACGAATCCGGCCACGGAGTAAGTCAGAGCCGGATTCGCCGCACCATAAGGCCTTGATACGCTCGCCGCCGTCGCGGTCAAAACAGCCTTTGCAACCGTCAAGCTCTGCGAGACAGGCATGGCCGCCGCGTAGTCCGTGTTGCCAGCCTGCGAGGCGGTTACTATCACCAGACCCGCACCGGTGATCGTCAACGTCGAACCCGATATCGTCGCCGGGCCGGTCGTTGTATAGCTCACCGGCAGACCCGAGCTGGCCGTTGCTGTCAAGGTAAGCGGAGCCACTCCGTATGTCTTTCCAGCAAGAGTACCAAAGGTGATCGCTTGGGAAGCCCCGCCAGAGATGGTCAGCACTCCTGCCACGTACTTGAAACTGTAATTTGTAGCGGCCAGGGCCTCGGTCGTGAAGGTGATCGGATAAGTGCCAGCGGGCGAAGTGGCAGAAGCAGTCGTGCTCAAAGTGGCGGAGCCAGAGACAATAGCACTTGTATCGCCGTTCACGAATCCGGCGACGGAATAAGTCAACGCAGGGTTCGCCACCCCATAGATCCGTGACAACGATGCGGCTGTTGCCGTCAACACAGCCTTGGCCACTGTGAAGCTCTGCGAGACGGGAGTGGCTGCCGCGTAGTCCGCGTTGCCGGCCTGCGACGCCGTTACCGTCACAAGCCCCGCGCCGGTGACCGTCAATATCGAGCCTGAGATCGTCGCAGGTCCGTTCACTCTATAGCTCACGGGAAGACCGGAGCTTGCGGTCGCTGCGAGCGTGAGCGGAGCAGTCCCATACGTCTGGTTCAACAAAGCACTGAAGGTTATCGTCTGGTAAGCCCCGCCGGAGACGGTCAACACACCTGCTACATAGTTGAAGGTGTAGTTTGTCGCGGCGAGTGCTTCGGTCGCGAAGGTGATCGGGTAGGGCCCTGGAGCCGAGGTCGTTGTCGCCGTGGTCGAGAGCGTAGCCGAGCCGGAGACGACCGCAGTGGTATCGCCGTTGACGAAGCCGGCAAGGCTGTACGTGAGAGCAGGGTTTGCAGCGCCATATAATCTGGTCACGTTTGTCGCGGTCGCGGTCAAAGCAGCCTTGGCAATCGTGAAGCTCTGCGACACCGAAGTGGCGGCGGCATAGGTATTGTTGCCCGCTTGTGAGGCGGTTATCGTCACAAGGCCGGCTCCGGTGATCGTCAACGTTGAGCCAGACACGGTAGCGGGTCCGGTCACCGTGTAGGCCACTGGAAGTCCCGAGCTTGCCGTGGCGGTGAGCGAAATTGCGGCCACGCCATAAGTTTGGTTCGCCAGGGTGCCGAAGGTGATCGTCTGCGATGCTAGCGCCTGAGCAGTTGTCGTCGTCTGGATTGGTCCTGGGGCCAGCTGTATGTTTCCTGCATTATCTGTCGCGATCGAATAGAAGGAGTAGGTGAGACCGGCAACGCCGCTGTAAGTCGCCGAAGTCGCGGTTGTGGAAGACAGCCAGACTGAGTAGGCGCCATTGTTAATTGATACATAGATGTTGTAGCTGGCGATTCCAGCACCCGCAGGATCGCTTCCGGTCCAGGTGACGGTGAACGACGGCGAGGTTGTCGTTGCGGGTAATGCTCCTACACTGCTGGTGGGATCGACCGAATCGATCGTGTTCGTGACTGTGTTCGTGCTGATCGCCGCGTTCGCGTCGAAGACGATCGTGGCCTGGTTCGTGATCGCTGTGCCGTTAGACAGTCCGCTCTTCGGCTTTACGGTGAAGGTGACGTATCCGGTGCCCTGGTTGCTGGCATTGTTGGGCGGCAGGAACCCGGCGAGCGGGTCGGAGGGCAGGCCACCGGTGGTGGGGTTCACCGATTGCATCGTCCAGGAGAGGACTCCCGTGCTGGGGTTCAGCGCGGCGTTCACGCTTACCGGGTTCGGATCGGTGCCTACGCTCACCTGGCCGCTGTAGGTCTGCTGACCCGCCGGGACGTTGATGGTGACGTTATTGAACTGGATCTGGCTCAGCTGCACGGTCGACCAGTCGAGATTGGGGGCCAGCGGATCGGTGACGGTCACCTTCTCTGCGGGGGCCGTGGCAGTTGGCTGGTTCTCGAAGTAAATGGTGTACAGAATTGGCGTGCTCGGCGGAACAAAGCCTTGATCGCCAAAGCCGGAGGTCAGCTTGCCGTTGGGATCCTTGGATGTCCCGCCTGAAGTCATATCCGTGATGGTAATTTGCCCATTCAAAAGTTTGTCGACGGGTACGTCTATCGGCATTTCAGTGCGCGGTGCAGGAGTTACGTTGTTGCAGACGGTTGGGTCGTCATGGGGGTCGAATTGGAATGGCGAGTAATAATAGAGGGCTGCGGCTCCATTGAAGCCAGCCTGGCTGGCCTCGTCAAGAATTCCTATCTGGCCCAGCAATGGCACGGCCTTGGCAAGAGCTGCGGGAGCTTTTTGCAATAGCTTGATACCGACGAACTCTGTTGCGGCTATTGTCTCTGCAGGTGCCAGCGACAGGGTGCGCGCTAGGATCGATGCGCTGTCTTTGGCGGCGCTTGTTGCGTCTCCGTTATGTATGTCTTGTGCGAGGCTAAAGATCGTCGACACGTTACCTGCAATGCCAGCTACCACGCCAGTCCCGGACAGCGCATTAAGCGCATGATTCCCGGCATCAATTACGTCTGCCTTCGTGGGGCACGTACCAACTGGATCTGAGTAGGTGAGTGGGCTATTTCCTGAGTAGCTATAGAGATTTGTTCCGCCAGCAAAACCAATCGGATCCTGCTGAACGAACCGACCGAGCGCCGGATCATACCAGCGGTTTCGCATAAAGTAGAGACCGCTGCCCTCATCCATCACGCCGTACTCACCAACGAAGGTGAAGGGATTGGCCACGCCTGTGACGCTGGTGAGTTTCTGGCCGAATGGCAGATAGCTGTAGCTATTGACAACGCTACCGGAGGCGCTCGTCATCTGTGCCGTGTTACCCGCGCCATCGAAGGCATAATACGCAGCGGAACCGCTGGCTGGCACGGAACTGGTCAGGTCGAGGCCGTAGGTGTAGTGAGAGACAAGCTGGCCGCTGCCGTTCAACTCAGCCTCGACGTTACCTAGACCTGAAAGATCGTTTACATACTGAGTTACCGTTCCGTTATGCGTCGCCGAGATCCGGCTCCCCAAACCATCGTACTGATACGTCCATGTATCCGTGGCGCTGGTCATGCCGATGAGCCGGTTCTCATCGTCGTAGGTATAGTTGACCCCAGCACCTGATATGAGGTTACCGTCGGGGTCGTAGGCGTATGCTGTTGTTCCGGCTGTAGTGTACTCGTTCAGGTTGTTGACGCTGTACGCGGTGCCGGAGGCGTTCGTCCAGTTTCCATTGACGTCGTAGGTGTACGGTATAACTCCGTTCGGAGTGTTATCGGATGATATCTCGCCGTCTGCGTCGTAGGCATAGCTTGAAGTTCCGGCTGGCGCCTTGGCTGTGGCCGTTCTGCCGAGGGAATCGTAGGTATAGTCGAACTCGCTCAGCACGGATCCGGTTGCGCCATAGTTGATGAGGTGGAGCGGGTTGCCGTTTGCATCGTAGGCGAACGTCGTGGACGTGCCGTTCCCCATGCTCTTCTTTGTCAAATTACCCGCGGCGTCGTAGGTATAGGCGACGATGGACGCACCGCCGCTGTTGGTAAGCTGTGAGAGCCTGCCTGCCGCGTCGTAGCTGTAGTTGACCGAGAAGCCAGTCGAATCGGACATGCTGGTCCGCTGACCGCCGGTGTTGTATGTGTACTGGATGGTTTGTCCGCCGGGATAAGTGATCTGCGTCAAACGATCGGCAGTGTCATAGGCAAAAGAGGTCGTTCCGTTCGAGGCGGTCGAAGTGAGTAGGTTTCGGTGAGCGTCGTAGGTATAGCTGACCTGGGAGCCGTTGGCGTAGGTCTTGCTCGTAAGCAGATTGACCGAGTTGTAGGTATAGGTCGTTGTGTGTCCACGACGGTTAGTCACGCTGGTCACGTTTCCATGGCCGTCGTATGTGGCCTGTACACTGCTGTTGTCCGGATAGACTAAGCCAGTCTGGTTGTAACTGCTGTCATACGTTGCGCTCGTTGCATTTCCCGCGGCGTCCGTGAAGGATTGAAGCTTGTTATACGCGGTCGAGGAGTAGTTCTGCTGGTTGCCAAGTGGATCGACAAGCGATGCCACATTGCCCAGTGAGTCGTATCCGAACGACAGGGTCGTCCCGAGTGGACCAGCCAGGCCTGTGAACTTGCTCTCTGGGTCGTATGAAAGGTTTGTCACCGACCCAAGCGGATCGGTGTATTGCGATATGTTTCCATTCACGTCGGTTGAAGCCTGCACTGTGTTGCCGTCGGCGTCGGTCAGCGTAACGACTCCCCCCGCAACGTATTTGTAGGTGAGCGTCTGAGCGTTTCCGTCCTGGTACTGGGTGGCAAGACGCCCCAGCGCATCGTACGTGAAATAAGTGTGGGTGCCATCGGGATAGGCGATGGTGTTGACCCCGATCGCAGGCTCGCAGTAGGTCGATACGCAACTGTCGGCGATGTAGCCGACTCCGGATGGGCCGCCCTCGTTCCATGTGAACGAGGTGGTGCCGGCAGAATTCGTTACGGAGGTAAGGAAGGTTGAGTGGAGCGAATCGGTCTTTGTATCGTAGGTATAGGTCGTGACTCTACCCACCGGATCGGTCGCCTGAAGGATATGACCAAGGGAGTCGTAGGCAAAGGCGATGGTGTTGCCGAAGTTATCGACTGCGCTCGTGACCAGGTCGTTGGTATACGTCAGCGTGATCCGATTGCCATTCAGATCCTGGATGTAGTTAAGTACTTGGCGCGCTGTGGCCGTATTCTGGGTATCGGGGACCAGGTCGTAGACGGTCCCGCTTCTTTCGGTGAGCGTCCAGCTTCCGTCGGTGTTAACTGTGAGAACACCATAGTCCCCAATAGATCCGAGATACTGGTTCGACTTACTCGGGTCTGGTGTCGGAAAGGATCTTGTACTCCCGTCCGGATAGTGGACGACAGGTGTTCGGTTGTAGATCTCTCCTGTGATATCGAAGGCGTGGCTGGTCCCGAAACCAAAGGCCCCCTGGTGGTACCGCTGGTTGAAGACACTAAGGCCGTCGTTTTGAAGCTCGAACTGGAACAGGCGGCTGCCATCGGATTCGTATATCCCCTGGCTGCTCAATGCAGTCGCGTCCGCAGCCAACAGGCTATTAATGTTGCGGCCATCGAGATTGAGGTATTCGTACGGCGCAACTACGGTAGTTGGATCCGCCTGATAGCCAGATCCGACGAGAAGTTGCATGCAGGTCCGCGAGAACCCCGCAGCACTTGTAAATGCCGGCAGGAACACGCTGCAGAAAGCGGTAGCGTCAGGGAAATTCCCTATATCGGTCTCTGTCGGGGCCGTTGAACCGTTTTGTGAGGCAGAAGCGCGACGCTTTGCGATGGCTTTGACGGAAAGAGAGACGGGGCACCCTGATGCAGGGCAATCCTTGTCGCTGACCGTGTATCCGATCAGCGGATCAGGGTTTGCCGTGCTTACGACCTGCGTGGTGAAGGTGACATTCGAAGAGAATGCGGCCGTGACGAGCAAGGGGATACTTCCCGAGGCACCTGCCGGGAGCACGCCGGCGGGCCCCTGGTTGCTGATCCCAAGGACAAGCAGGGATGTGGAGCTATTTTGGCTTTGGTACATCAACGGGAAGTTCGCGTTGCAGCCGGAGCATGGCGGCGGAATTTGAGACAGTGTCGCACCGGTCGCGGAGACCAGGATCATCGGTGCCGGCAAGTCGGAGCTGCTGACATTCGTGTAGTTCAGCGTTGCCTCGAAGGGGAAACCTACGCGGTACTCAAACGGTGTCGATAAGTTGACCTGTATCTGGCCTCCCACGCTGGAGCTTGATCCGGAAGAGTTGGCACCCACCGCGACTGCATTGCTCAGTGACACAGTAGTTCCGTTCTCCATGACTTGTGCGCCATAGATTCCATTGGCCAGTCCACTCGCGGCAAAAGTGGCGGCGGCGTGGGATGCGTCGGTCAGGAAGACTGAAGTTGCTGTATATGTCTGGCCGCCGGGCGCAACCAACTGGTATGTTGCGTTGCTTTGGAAGCCGCCGCCCACGAACGTCAGCGTCTGCGATCCGCTGTTGATGATCGCGTTTGGCGAGACCGACGTGAGGGAGAACTTTATCGTGGTGGCTGCAAGGGTGAATAGGGCAGGGCTGGTCGTCAATAACTGTGCGTAGGCGGTTACATAATAGGTCTGGCTTGAGGTGCTTGGAATAACGAGGCTTGCAGTGGTCGAGTTGAACTGTATCTGCTGGAAGTCGTAGTGTTGCGGCGTGGGCAAGTAGCCCTGGCCGACAAACAGTTGAACCGCTCCTGAAGCTCCGGTGAGATCCAGGGTGACTTCCACCGCCTTGTTCGCACCGGGAGTGAGCTTGTACCAGGCGGATTGACCGGTGGACGCGAAGGTGTTGCTGGTGGCCGGGCTATCGACCACGAGTTCAGGCAGATCGATCGCGACTTCATTCAGCGAGATCCCGGTCGCGTTCGCGGAGTTCTGACCGACGAAGACCTCGCCGCGATCGTTGGCCTTCACCTCCCAGCGATGGTTGCCGACTGTAGTGCCGGGAACCCGAATCGTGCCGCTCGAGACGACGCTCGCGCCGGGTCCGAGGGTCACGCCGCTGGCGACAAGCACGTCTCCGGCATAGATAGCGACGGGATTGGTATCGGGGTCCTGAACGAGATAGATAGCGTCGTGCCAAGGGCCCTGCGCGGTGCCCGAGCCGGTGTTGGTGTCCGTCCAGGTCAACTGCACCTGTGTTCCGGTGATTGCCGTTGCCGGCCCGGAGACCGAGGGAACGGTAAGGTCGATGTCCGAAGCCGCCGATTCGACGTACTCGAAGGCACCCATGTCGGGATAGTGGCCGTTGGCGTCGGGAACTCCTGTCCGGGTCTGGACGCGAGGATCGTTGTAGCGTGGGTCGCCGAGAGCATCGGTAAGCGGCGAGACCGCTCCGTTCGCGGCGTCGAGGGCCGGAGAGCCGAAGTTGAGGCGGTAGTCGCCCTGAGACTGATTGACGTAGACAGGATTTGCGGAGATGTTGCCGTTGGTGCCGGTCGGATCGGCGATGCCGCTATAGTTCGGCACGCCCGCAGCGCTCGTCCATACGTCGGAGTAGCTAATATTTAGCGTGCCGCCTACATCGATGCCGCCGAACTGTGTCCCGATCGTATTGCTGATGATCGTGTTGGCGACGTTTACGGTTCCGCCGTGGACCTGGATCCCGGCGTTGTTCGCGTCGAACGTATCGTTGGTCACATTCACCGTCGAGCCGACCTGTGCATTGATGCCGCGATCTTGAACGCCGGAGACAACTGAACTGTCCAGCGTCAACGTGCCGCCAGCATGGGGAGAGCCGGTGAGTATTCCGTTGTAGAAGGACTGGCTGATGACGCTGTTCGAGATCGTGACATTGGCGGCGTCGCTGGTCTGGATCATGCCAAGGAGGCTGCTGCTGCTTTGCGGACCGCCGCCGTAGAGGAAATAAACATGGTTGAAGGTCGCGGTAGCGCCATCGATCAGGATGGTCGACCAGTCGCCGGGCGCGGGTGCCTGTGCGCTGCCGCTGGTGTTGCCGCCAACCGAGCTGTCGTTGAGTGAGGTGAAGTAGATTGGCTGGGCGAGAGTTCCGTTGGCAACCAGCGTGGCGCCCGTCTGCACATTGATGCCGGCATTCGCGGCGAACTTGATCACCGTTCCGGGCTGGATGGTGAGCGTCGACCCGGTGGGGACGGTCAGGGTCTCATTTACCTGGTAGGTCTGGTCGTTCAGCAGGGTCTGATTGACGAGCGACCCGGTCAGCGAAAATTCAACGTACAGAATCTCAGTGTTTGCATTGGAGTTAAACTGGCCGCCAGTCTGGACAAGGATTCCCTTCCATTCACCCGCGGTAGGTAAGGTCAGTCCGCCGGTAAAGTCCGTATCGCCGCCTACGCTGCTGTCGTCGAAGGTGGTGAAGATGACAGGATTCGAACCGCCGCCGAGGGCGTTCAGAGTTCCGCCGCTCTGCACGATGATCTGTGCGCCGGGAGTGGCCTTCACGATGGTCCCGGGATCGATCGTTACGGTGACTCCGGAAGGAATGATGACTGCGCCGTCGATTCCCTGGACCTGACTCGCCGACCACTCCTGGTTGGCCGAAATGATGCCCGCATGCCAATTAAGGCTGTTGTTGATGACAAACGTGCGCGGGACTTCCTGAATATCGTTTCCATTCGCGTCGTAGAAGATGAGCCGGAACTCGTACCGGCCGTTGGCGAGCGTGGTTGTGTCGAGGGACAGGCTGGCGTTCGCGTTGAGTCCCGATGCGAGCGTTTCGACATCCGGGCCGGAGGCAACGAGCTTGACCGTGGTCGTGGTGGGGTCTACCGCTCCCGCGAACCATCCCAGTGTCTCTGTGCCGTGAAGCACGCTGCCAACTGGCGAAATCCATGCAAAGGCGGGTGTGTTTGTGAAGACGGTCGAGCCATTTGCTCCGCCCGTGCCTCCGCCGCCTCCGGGTGCTGTGACCTGCGTGACATTGAAGCCGCTGTCTGTCGTGTAATAGACGGCAACTCTGCCACCACCACCGCCGCCGCCATAGTAGCCGACGCCGCCGCTTGCCACGATAGTGCCGGAGCCGGTGAGTGTTGCGGTCTGAAGTAAGACAGAACCGCCCGAGCCGCCGCTGGCCTGATTGTTTGCGCTACCCGGACCTTGTCCGTTGGAGGAGATGGTGCCGTTATTCGTCAAGGTTCCGAGAACGATCAGGCGAACGGCACCGCCGCCCGATCCTCCGGCGCTGCCGTTCACAGTGCCGTTGGTCGAACTGCCGCCGGAACCGAGATCGGTGGGCGCGACCGCCAGGCCATAGGTCGGAGGAGGCTGGTAGCCGTTCGGAGCCCCGCCGAGTCCGCCATACGAAGCGCCCGGGTTGGTTCCCAGCGGAGTTCCACCCGGGCCCGCGGTCGGAGCATATCCCTGCGTGTCGGCGTTGATGGAGCTGCCTGCATCCACCTCTACGGATCCGGCGGTCAGGGTTGCACCGGCGCCCCGCGCTGTTCCATTCACCTGCGCAGTGTTGTTGATGCTCTCGAAGACGATGCTTGAATTGCCCGTGACCACGACTGCGCCGCTCACTGTCAGGGTGGAACCGCCGCCCACGTTGAAGGTGGAACCGTTCGATACCGAGATGCTGTTCGCCGTGAGCGTGGTGCCAGACCCCAGAGTGAGTGAGCCCGCATTGTTGACGGCGATGCTGCTGTAGTTCAGGGTCGAGTTTGCCGGCAGGACGACGTTGTCGGAGACGGTAAGGTTTGTGTTTGCTCCAAGGGTGTAGACGGTCCCCGGCGCGCCCGAAAGGGAGCCGCCGCCGCCGTTGGCTGTTATGTTGGCGAGACTAAAGCCGTTATTGGTGGCGAAGTAAACAGCAATGCGGCCACCGCCGCCGCCGTAGGCGCCGTTCTGCTCGCCGCTGCCGCCATTGGCCACGATGGTTCCGCTGCCCGCCAACGCGCCTGTTTGTAGATACAACGATCCGCCAGAGCCGCCTCCGACCCCGGTGCCATTGGTGTTGACTCCATTTACCGAAATTATCCCATTGTTGGTGATGGTTCCAGACACAACGAGATGGATCGCGCCGCCGCCTGCTCCGCCGGTACTCGCCTGGCTCGGGTTCGAGTCGCCGCCCGAGCCGAGGTCGACCGGTGCGGTTGCGGAGCCATAGACAGGAGAAGGTACTGCGGGGGTCGATCCATTGCCAGTTGCGCCCAGACCGCCATACGAGGCACCATCGCCTGAACCCACTGGAGCGCCGCCGGGGCCGGCGTTTACGATGTAGCCCTGCGCGTCCGCGTTGATTGAGCCGCTGGCATCGACCTGAACCGAGGCGGCA
It contains:
- a CDS encoding MBG domain-containing protein, whose product is MFCFIQNQLRFGNRVTRSFNVKTLVALMTVLFLGFTMHGFAQSPSGNVVVSTSTTWPTGTYQVTSLTVNSGATLTVGGGSSITASGAVLVTASSNIVLQSINNTAQVSGKWQGSGVIITAASVEVDSGSSINADGQGYVANAGPGGAPVGSSDGGSYGGLGAVQQYPIAPASPIYGSATAPIDLGSGGDFGSGNGAGGAGGGAVHLVVSGILTNNGTISAAGANPSGIGGEGSGGSVYVQTATLAGSGSISANGGSGQQNGAFGGGGGRVAVYYNAATSPFTGFAASTASGGNGSFSPGANGTAGFFDTSTTDAGLTVYQNFVIPAGTTVSYNSVTVQTGALLTIGGGSTINVDTALKVTGTIVAQAINNSAEVNGAWAGAGVTFNAASVQVDASGSINADAQGYIVNAGPGGAPVGSGDGASYGGLGATGNGSTPAVPSPVYGSATAPVDLGSGGDSNPSQASTGGAGGGAIHLVVSGTITNNGIISVNGVNTNGTGVGGGSGGSLYLQTGALAGSGTIVANGGSGEQNGAYGGGGGRIAVYFATNNGFSLANITANGGGGSLSGAPGTVYTLGANTNLTVSDNVVLPANSTLNYSSIAVNNAGSLTLGSGTTLTANSISVSNGSTFNVGGGSTLTVSGAVVVTGNSSIVFESINNTAQVNGTARGAGATLTAGSVEVDAGSSINADTQGYAPTAGPGGTPLGTNPGASYGGLGGAPNGYQPPPTYGLAVAPTDLGSGGSSTNGTVNGSAGGSGGGAVRLIVLGTLTNNGTISSNGQGPGSANNQASGGSGGSVLLQTATLTGSGTIVASGGVGYYGGGGGGGRVAVYYTTDSGFNVTQVTAPGGGGGTGGANGSTVFTNTPAFAWISPVGSVLHGTETLGWFAGAVDPTTTTVKLVASGPDVETLASGLNANASLSLDTTTLANGRYEFRLIFYDANGNDIQEVPRTFVINNSLNWHAGIISANQEWSASQVQGIDGAVIIPSGVTVTIDPGTIVKATPGAQIIVQSGGTLNALGGGSNPVIFTTFDDSSVGGDTDFTGGLTLPTAGEWKGILVQTGGQFNSNANTEILYVEFSLTGSLVNQTLLNDQTYQVNETLTVPTGSTLTIQPGTVIKFAANAGINVQTGATLVANGTLAQPIYFTSLNDSSVGGNTSGSAQAPAPGDWSTILIDGATATFNHVYFLYGGGPQSSSSLLGMIQTSDAANVTISNSVISQSFYNGILTGSPHAGGTLTLDSSVVSGVQDRGINAQVGSTVNVTNDTFDANNAGIQVHGGTVNVANTIISNTIGTQFGGIDVGGTLNISYSDVWTSAAGVPNYSGIADPTGTNGNISANPVYVNQSQGDYRLNFGSPALDAANGAVSPLTDALGDPRYNDPRVQTRTGVPDANGHYPDMGAFEYVESAASDIDLTVPSVSGPATAITGTQVQLTWTDTNTGSGTAQGPWHDAIYLVQDPDTNPVAIYAGDVLVASGVTLGPGASVVSSGTIRVPGTTVGNHRWEVKANDRGEVFVGQNSANATGISLNEVAIDLPELVVDSPATSNTFASTGQSAWYKLTPGANKAVEVTLDLTGASGAVQLFVGQGYLPTPQHYDFQQIQFNSTTASLVIPSTSSQTYYVTAYAQLLTTSPALFTLAATTIKFSLTSVSPNAIINSGSQTLTFVGGGFQSNATYQLVAPGGQTYTATSVFLTDASHAAATFAASGLANGIYGAQVMENGTTVSLSNAVAVGANSSGSSSSVGGQIQVNLSTPFEYRVGFPFEATLNYTNVSSSDLPAPMILVSATGATLSQIPPPCSGCNANFPLMYQSQNSSTSLLVLGISNQGPAGVLPAGASGSIPLLVTAAFSSNVTFTTQVVSTANPDPLIGYTVSDKDCPASGCPVSLSVKAIAKRRASASQNGSTAPTETDIGNFPDATAFCSVFLPAFTSAAGFSRTCMQLLVGSGYQADPTTVVAPYEYLNLDGRNINSLLAADATALSSQGIYESDGSRLFQFELQNDGLSVFNQRYHQGAFGFGTSHAFDITGEIYNRTPVVHYPDGSTRSFPTPDPSKSNQYLGSIGDYGVLTVNTDGSWTLTERSGTVYDLVPDTQNTATARQVLNYIQDLNGNRITLTYTNDLVTSAVDNFGNTIAFAYDSLGHILQATDPVGRVTTYTYDTKTDSLHSTFLTSVTNSAGTTSFTWNEGGPSGVGYIADSCVSTYCEPAIGVNTIAYPDGTHTYFTYDALGRLATQYQDGNAQTLTYKYVAGGVVTLTDADGNTVQASTDVNGNISQYTDPLGSVTNLSYDPESKFTGLAGPLGTTLSFGYDSLGNVASLVDPLGNQQNYSSTAYNKLQSFTDAAGNATSATYDSSYNQTGLVYPDNSSVQATYDGHGNVTSVTNRRGHTTTYTYNSVNLLTSKTYANGSQVSYTYDAHRNLLTSTASNGTTSFAYDTADRLTQITYPGGQTIQYTYNTGGQRTSMSDSTGFSVNYSYDAAGRLSQLTNSGGASIVAYTYDAAGNLTKKSMGNGTSTTFAYDANGNPLHLINYGATGSVLSEFDYTYDSLGRTATAKAPAGTSSYAYDADGEISSDNTPNGVIPYTYDVNGNWTNASGTAYSVNNLNEYTTAGTTAYAYDPDGNLISGAGVNYTYDDENRLIGMTSATDTWTYQYDGLGSRISATHNGTVTQYVNDLSGLGNVEAELNGSGQLVSHYTYGLDLTSSVPASGSAAYYAFDGAGNTAQMTSASGSVVNSYSYLPFGQKLTSVTGVANPFTFVGEYGVMDEGSGLYFMRNRWYDPALGRFVQQDPIGFAGGTNLYSYSGNSPLTYSDPVGTCPTKADVIDAGNHALNALSGTGVVAGIAGNVSTIFSLAQDIHNGDATSAAKDSASILARTLSLAPAETIAATEFVGIKLLQKAPAALAKAVPLLGQIGILDEASQAGFNGAAALYYYSPFQFDPHDDPTVCNNVTPAPRTEMPIDVPVDKLLNGQITITDMTSGGTSKDPNGKLTSGFGDQGFVPPSTPILYTIYFENQPTATAPAEKVTVTDPLAPNLDWSTVQLSQIQFNNVTINVPAGQQTYSGQVSVGTDPNPVSVNAALNPSTGVLSWTMQSVNPTTGGLPSDPLAGFLPPNNASNQGTGYVTFTVKPKSGLSNGTAITNQATIVFDANAAISTNTVTNTIDSVDPTSSVGALPATTTSPSFTVTWTGSDPAGAGIASYNIYVSINNGAYSVWLSSTTATSATYSGVAGLTYSFYSIATDNAGNIQLAPGPIQTTTTAQALASQTITFGTLANQTYGVAAISLTATASSGLPVAYTVTGPATVSGSTLTITGAGLVTITASQAGNNTYAAATSVSQSFTIAKAALTATATNVTRLYGAANPALTYSLAGFVNGDTTAVVSGSATLSTTATTTSAPGPYPITFATEALAATNYTFNYVAGVLTVSGGAYQTITFSALLNQTYGTAPLTLAATASSGLPVSYRVNGPATISGSILTVTGAGLVTVTASQAGNADYAAATPVSQSFTVAKAVLTATAASLSRIYGVANPALTYSVAGFVNGDTSAIVSGSATLSTTASATSPAGTYPITFTTEALAATNYSFKYVAGVLTISGGASQAITFGTLAGKTYGVAPLTLTATASSGLPVSYTTTGPATISGSTLTITGAGLVIVTASQAGNTDYAAAMPVSQSLTVAKAVLTATAASVSRPYGAANPALTYSVAGFVNGDNNSVVSGSAAPTTTATATSAPGTYPITFATEGLVAANYSFAYVAGTLTVSSGTLVIAPSSGNFGSITVGRISPVISFTVTNNTTSTMGYLGYTNLGEFYLQPGTCHLVNGEPMLNPGKSCVFTAVFKPTKPGPVSGSLSIQTSSGTFTVPMTGTGSTLLIAPSSGNFGIITVGKTSPVISFTVTNDTTTTMGYLGYANLGEFYLQPGTCHLVNGEPMLNPGQSCVFTAVFKPTKPGSVSGSLSIQTSSGTFNIPMMGTGLTP